The genomic region AATGTGCAGGCATTTTGCATGTTGGCAAAAGGTGGTCACACCTGGGTGGAGGtggagctctggggctggtgctgctcaaaggaaggagggaaggtgGGGGGGAGAGCTCTCATATATTGTCTGAGTTTGGCTCATTCCCTGTGGCTGGATGAGAGCTCAGACTCCCAAGGGATGCTTTCCCTGCACCCCCCTTCCCCACCAGCACCCCATTATCTCAGGGAGGGGCAGCTTATGGAAATGCCCACCCTCAGGCTCCCCCATGCCTTGAGCCTCGGGGTGccccttccccttcttcccATCCTCGTGTcccttatttatttatctatttatttatttattggtaTTTATTGACAACTGGAAGTggggggtgggtggggaggggtcATTTCTGCTGCACAGTGGGGGCAGCTGGGTCTCCCCCACACACCCAGCCCTCCCCCCTGCATTTTGGGGTGCTGCTGGGCGCACCTCTGGGGATGGATGCCAAACACTCCCATCCCCTTtttgagagggagaaaaaagaaggggaagCACACtggtgcctgcagggagggcaCCCTGTGCTCACCCTCTCCCTGCAGAAGCCCTGGTGCTCCCTCCTGTGTCCAATCCCTGTTTACTGAGCCAGCCTCCTGGTGCAGTGTTACAACGGAGAACAGACCAAACCAGGTATTCTGCTGCCACGTGGGGAAAATCAGAAGGAGAGGAAAGCTGGTTTTGCAGAGTGCCTTAAACACAAATGACTTTACTGAGTAGGGGGCTTGGACTTCTGTCTCTGGATGTTGTTACCAACTCAAAAAGTGTTGCATTTCACTTCTCTGGGATTAAAAGAAAACTACTCGAGCTGTACTGGAGCCAAAGCTTGTGTTTACTTGAGTCTCTCTGGCTGGTTTGTACCTCTGGGGCCATGGCAGCACCACAGAGCAGGCAAATTGAATTAATGGCATTTCCATCACCagtggctgtccctgctggcttTAAGCCCCTGGGTGTGGTGGCAGGATTTGTTCCACTGTGTCCTGACTTGCAGGTGGCTGTTGTGGTGTCCCAGAGAGGCTATGCTGGCCCTGCAGTGCCCTTCCTCAGGGGATGCTGTGAGCAGGCTGTTTGCACAAAGGTTGCTGTGGAGCTGTATCCTTGAACTTCCAGAAAACTGGGCAAAGCTTGGAGGGGGCAGACATTCCTTTTCCCTTAGGAAACCAGATCTGAGTGAGGGAACAGTGAGAAACCCAGGAGTTCATGCAGCCCAGCCATGGGAACTAGGAAAGCTGTCTAGCCTGATAAAGCTGAAAAgctatgcagaaaaaaaacatggttCCCTTTTGAAATTGTagtttccccctcccctttcttGCACAGTGAAAGAGTGAGGACAAAAGTCAGCCCAGAGACCAACTGTTCCTATCTTCCAGTCAAAATAATACATGGGAATAATACGGAGTTTCATAATGAGGGTTCATTTAAAAGCCATTTGAGGAACTACACCAATATTCACTGCATAGTTCCTGAaggcaattaaaaattaataaaccccctttttttttttttttggaggggggtaATGAAAGAGGGTTGTGGGTGCTGCCTGAGGTTTAGTCTGGAGGGGGATCTCATTGCTCACCTTGAACATCAAACCTGGCAGTCCCCACTTGCTTGGGGGGTACATTTGTGCCCCAAGACAGCTGATTTCTTAAACAAAAGCTGCTGTTTTGGGCATTGTTGGCTGTGCTGAACAGTGAGGGATGCTGGCAGCCACCCTATGAGCTATTCAGTGAGCAGCTTTCTTTTCTACTGTTATATTAAAACATTGCTCATGTCTTGACAAATCCCTGAGGCAGGGGTGTGGGAGAGCAGACACGAGTTTgcacagctcctgtcctgcCTGCTCATGCCCTAGGAGGAGGGAAGGACCCTCTGCCCAGCAGCCAAGGGCATGCCAGGCTGAGGCACattcttccttcccagcagaAGTACAACTGCCTTGTCTGAGACTGTGTGCCCTGGGACAACCTGTTTTGCCAAAATTCTTTCCTTGCAGAGCAAGAACAAGGgcagtctgtgctgctgccaccctCCTCCAGAGCTTGGGCACAAATCCCAGCTGTGTGGCCACAGTAAATGCTGTGGGGGCCAGCAGAGACAGACAAGGGACACTGCAGGTAGTACTGAAGGTCGGTTTATTTGCTTGATTCTCTCTTCCACAAAACCTGTAAACAATCACTGTCCAGCAAGAGATGAGAAAGCAGTtaagaagtgagagatttggctctgcagctcctcccctACTCCTGGGACCAAAGGTTAGATGGCTCTGAAAGGCACACAGCAGTTCGGAGACCCCAAagctccctgtcccagcaggacACCCCTTCTCACCACGCCTCTGGGacaagcctggctgggagcaaACAGGACAGACACCACAGCAGGAGCCCTGGAGTCCCCCCTGGCCTGCTCATCCTTGCCTTGGAGGCAGGAAAATACCTGGGGTTTAGTTCTGAGGGGATGTGGGGGTGAAAGGAGGGCTGGTTTAGTACTGCCAGGCTGTGGATTGTGCAGTGTCACaagggtgggagctgggctcagGAAGGCTCTGGCATCCCAGCaggacagatggacagacagacGCCTCACTCTGGCTGCGGGGTGTAGCGAAGGTACTTCTTGCCTGAGGGCAGCTCCTTGGTGAAGACTCCTTTGGGGAAGAGCTTCTTGGCTTCCTCGTCAGGTAAGGTGGGCACGACCATGACACTGTCACCAGGCTGGGGGACAGATGGGGACAGTGAGGAGCTGGCAGGGTTGGACACGGGTGGCACTGTGAACACTCAGCCCTTATGCCCCAGCCTGTCCTGTGGAGCCAGCAGTGAGGGCAGAGTGGGAGCTACATCAGATGTCCAAAGGGAGAGCTGTGCCATCTTGCAGCCCTTCCCAGTGGCATCCCACAGCCATGGCACTCCCATGAGAGCAGGGAGTAAGGAAGGGGGTAACCTGAGCCTTGCTGCCACGCTGGGCAGAGCACAGCTTGCCCGAGTCTGCTCATCCATTCCCGTTGTTCAGGCACCCCTGGACAGGTGCTGGCTCTCCCTTGATTCCAAGCCCTGGGGAAAGGTCTGCTTTCCTGGCAGGTGGGTGAGCTGGCCCACCCCACTGGGAGCTTATGCTGCAGGGCAAggctgcctccagctgctgcttcaccCACCCTGTGGGTCCCCCTGCAAAGGAGGCTGGCTGCCATTTCAATGCCTGGCTGTGAGCTTTGCACTGTTCCTCACCTTCCAGTCCACAGGGGTAGCGACCTTCTTGTATGCTGTGAGCTGCAGGGAGTCCACCACTCTCAGGATCTCATCAAAGTTTCTCCCAGTGGTGGCTGGGTACAGGATGGAGAGCTTCAGCTTCTTATCCGGcccaaaaacaaacacctgagcacagggagaCAGTGTCAGGGGCTGGGCACGTTGGTCTGACTGCTCTGCTGGGTCTGCTCAGCCCTGAtgctccttcctctcctggGAGCTGCTTGATCACAGGTATTGTGACAAGGGAGATGTCATGGAGGGGATCTAGAGAACAACTGATGCCCAGGGATTGTGTTTTTGCTCTGGGAGTTCCTGTGTCCAGCTCGTTTTGTTACCTGTGCCCTTCTAGTGCAAGCAAACAAGGGGAGAGGGAAAGTCCAGCAGATCAAGCACTGACAAAAATTAGTTTGGGATTAGGTGGGTCACTATGACACAACCCATGGTTCCAACCCAGCTCCTGAGGATGGCCACGCCATCAAGGTAAGCTGCCCcacaggaacagggcaggatGGCAGGCCATGGTTCTGTACCGCTATGGGGCCAGGCACTCACCACACGAGCAGTCAGGGGCATCCCATCCTTGTCCAGCTCATCGGGGTCCAGCATGCCCAGCTTGACGGCCAGCTCCCGGTTCTTGTCAGCAATGATGGGGAAGGGCAGCTTCTCTGTAGGCTGGTCCCCGTTGTAGGTGTTGATGTCCTGCACAGATAAAGCCACCGGATGTTCCTGTGGCAGCACCACAgaggcagagccaggcagaAACAGGaggtgcagctgcaggagctgctgacttGCTTgcctgggacagcacagccagggcctCATGGCCTTCCATGAAGCTTCCAGAAACCAGGTGGCAAACCAGAAACCTTTGCGCCAGGCTGGGCTTTGTGCCTTTTTCTTGAGGGTCAGTTCTTACTCACAGCCTGTGGAACAGCTGCTATGCC from Cinclus cinclus chromosome 8, bCinCin1.1, whole genome shotgun sequence harbors:
- the PRDX6 gene encoding peroxiredoxin-6, which codes for MPGLLLGDEAPNFEADTTHGRIRFHDFLGDSWGILFSHPRDFTPVCTTELGRAAKLEPEFSKRNVKMIALSIDSVQDHLSWCKDINTYNGDQPTEKLPFPIIADKNRELAVKLGMLDPDELDKDGMPLTARVVFVFGPDKKLKLSILYPATTGRNFDEILRVVDSLQLTAYKKVATPVDWKPGDSVMVVPTLPDEEAKKLFPKGVFTKELPSGKKYLRYTPQPE